From Thermococcus sp., a single genomic window includes:
- the rpsB gene encoding 30S ribosomal protein S2 — protein MEEYLVPLDQYLAAGVHIGTQQKTQDMKKFIYRVRQDGLYVLDVRKTDERLRVAGKFLAKFDPESILAVSVRLYGQKPVKKFGEVTGARAIPGRFLPGTMTNPQVKNFFEPDVIIVTDPRADHQAMKEAVEIGIPIVALVDTENFLSYVDLAIPTNNKGRKALALIYWILAREILYNRKEIESREDFKIPVEDFEMKIVRT, from the coding sequence ATGGAGGAATATCTAGTTCCACTTGACCAGTACCTAGCGGCTGGTGTCCACATCGGAACCCAGCAGAAGACCCAAGACATGAAGAAGTTTATCTATAGGGTTAGGCAGGACGGTCTCTACGTCCTCGACGTGAGGAAGACCGACGAGAGGCTTCGTGTAGCGGGTAAGTTCCTGGCCAAGTTTGACCCTGAGAGTATCCTTGCGGTTAGCGTCAGGCTCTATGGTCAGAAGCCGGTTAAGAAGTTCGGCGAGGTCACCGGTGCGAGGGCAATTCCTGGTCGTTTCCTCCCGGGGACAATGACCAACCCGCAGGTCAAGAACTTCTTTGAGCCGGACGTTATTATCGTTACCGACCCGAGGGCCGACCACCAGGCCATGAAGGAGGCTGTTGAGATTGGAATTCCGATTGTTGCCCTCGTTGACACAGAGAACTTCCTCAGCTACGTTGACCTCGCCATCCCGACCAACAACAAGGGAAGGAAAGCACTCGCGCTCATCTACTGGATACTCGCGAGGGAGATACTCTACAACAGGAAAGAAATCGAGAGCAGGGAGGACTTCAAGATCCCGGTTGAGGACTTTGAGATGAAAATTGTGAGGACCTGA
- a CDS encoding PadR family transcriptional regulator, giving the protein MTTPIERLRNKVTKEVLWLYILRLLQERPMYAYELKERIKEAFNFEPATVSSYVVLYKLEKDGYVTAEWQESETGKPARKYYRLTPKGEELLKEGIEFLEEMLKKLKKT; this is encoded by the coding sequence ATGACGACGCCGATAGAGAGGTTGAGGAATAAAGTCACAAAGGAGGTCCTCTGGCTCTACATCCTGAGGCTCCTCCAAGAGAGACCCATGTACGCCTATGAGCTAAAGGAACGCATAAAAGAAGCCTTTAATTTTGAACCTGCAACGGTAAGCTCATACGTTGTTCTCTATAAACTTGAAAAGGACGGCTACGTAACAGCTGAATGGCAGGAGAGCGAGACAGGAAAACCGGCCAGAAAGTACTATAGGCTCACGCCCAAAGGAGAGGAATTGCTAAAAGAGGGAATAGAGTTCTTGGAAGAAATGCTGAAAAAGTTGAAGAAAACCTAA
- a CDS encoding DNA-directed RNA polymerase subunit D: MEPKFKILEKREDSIKFIVEGIDVAFANALRRTILAEVPTFAVDEVEFFENDSALFDEIIAHRLAMIPLTTPVERFSLDSLELDNYTVTLSLEAEGPGVVYSGDLKSSDEGIKPANPDIPIVKLAEGQRLVFNAYAKLGRGKDHAKWQPGFVYYKYLTRIHVSKEVPDWEELKELAERRGLPVEEKEDEIVITTTKAFYLPRKFEPYEGEKIREEVVPETFVFTVETNGELPVEEIVSIALKILMRKSDKFINELHKLAD; this comes from the coding sequence ATGGAGCCGAAGTTTAAGATTCTAGAAAAGAGGGAGGACTCGATAAAGTTCATCGTTGAAGGCATAGACGTTGCCTTTGCCAACGCCCTCAGGAGGACTATTCTTGCCGAAGTTCCGACCTTTGCCGTTGATGAGGTCGAGTTCTTTGAAAACGACTCGGCTCTCTTTGACGAGATAATTGCCCACAGGCTTGCTATGATTCCACTCACAACCCCAGTTGAAAGGTTTTCACTCGATTCACTTGAGCTCGACAACTACACTGTTACACTCTCCCTCGAAGCTGAGGGTCCGGGCGTGGTTTATTCCGGCGACCTCAAGAGTAGCGACGAGGGGATAAAACCCGCCAACCCAGACATTCCGATAGTCAAGCTTGCCGAGGGTCAGCGGTTAGTTTTCAACGCCTACGCCAAGCTCGGCCGCGGTAAGGACCACGCAAAGTGGCAACCCGGCTTCGTTTACTACAAGTACCTCACGAGAATCCACGTGAGCAAGGAAGTTCCCGATTGGGAGGAGCTTAAGGAGCTTGCCGAGAGGAGAGGACTGCCCGTTGAGGAAAAGGAGGACGAGATTGTCATAACCACAACCAAGGCCTTCTACCTCCCGAGGAAGTTCGAGCCATACGAGGGCGAGAAGATTAGGGAAGAAGTAGTGCCCGAAACGTTCGTCTTTACCGTTGAAACTAACGGAGAGCTCCCCGTTGAGGAAATAGTGAGCATAGCGCTCAAGATACTAATGAGGAAGAGCGATAAATTTATAAACGAACTCCATAAATTAGCCGACTGA
- the rplM gene encoding 50S ribosomal protein L13 has translation MRIINAEGLILGRLASKVAKMLLEGEEVVIVNAEKAIITGNREDIFAKYKQRTELRTRTNPRRGPFYPKRSDEIVRRTVRGMLPWKTDRGRKAFRRLRVYVGVPKEFEGKELETISEAHMSRLSTPKYVTVGEVAKFLGGKF, from the coding sequence ATGAGGATTATTAACGCTGAGGGACTCATACTCGGAAGGCTCGCCTCGAAGGTTGCCAAGATGCTCCTCGAGGGTGAGGAGGTCGTCATAGTCAACGCCGAGAAGGCCATTATCACCGGTAACAGGGAGGACATATTCGCCAAGTACAAGCAGAGAACCGAGCTCAGAACCAGAACCAACCCGAGAAGAGGACCCTTCTACCCGAAGAGGAGCGACGAGATTGTCAGGAGAACCGTCAGGGGTATGCTCCCCTGGAAGACCGATCGCGGAAGGAAGGCCTTCAGAAGGCTCAGGGTCTATGTTGGCGTTCCAAAGGAGTTCGAGGGCAAGGAGCTTGAGACCATAAGCGAGGCTCATATGTCGAGGCTTTCGACTCCAAAGTATGTCACCGTTGGTGAGGTTGCTAAGTTCCTCGGTGGAAAGTTCTGA
- a CDS encoding 50S ribosomal protein L18e, with amino-acid sequence MVKRTGPTDINLRRLIRALRKKSNEEGVKIWKDIAWRLERPRRQRAEVNVSKINRYTKEGDIVIVPGSVLGAGKLEHKVTVAAWKFSETAKKKIVEAGGEAITIEELMGRNPKGSGVIIME; translated from the coding sequence ATGGTCAAGAGAACAGGACCCACCGATATTAACCTGAGGAGGCTCATTCGGGCACTCAGGAAGAAATCAAACGAGGAAGGAGTTAAGATATGGAAGGACATTGCCTGGCGCCTTGAGAGACCGAGAAGACAGAGGGCTGAGGTAAACGTCAGCAAGATAAACCGTTACACCAAGGAAGGAGACATCGTTATCGTCCCGGGAAGCGTTCTTGGTGCAGGAAAGCTTGAGCACAAGGTCACCGTTGCGGCCTGGAAGTTCAGCGAGACTGCTAAGAAGAAGATAGTCGAGGCCGGGGGAGAGGCCATAACCATCGAGGAGCTTATGGGGAGGAACCCGAAGGGTAGTGGAGTAATCATAATGGAGTGA
- a CDS encoding DNA-directed RNA polymerase subunit N gives MIVPVRCFTCGKVLADKYYEFKKRVEAGEDPAKVLDDLGVERYCCRRTLLSHVELIDQVMVYKVY, from the coding sequence ATGATAGTTCCCGTCAGGTGTTTCACCTGCGGAAAGGTGCTGGCCGATAAATACTACGAGTTCAAGAAGAGGGTCGAGGCCGGGGAAGATCCTGCTAAAGTGCTGGATGACCTCGGTGTCGAGAGGTACTGCTGCAGGAGAACGCTCCTCAGCCACGTGGAGCTCATCGACCAGGTAATGGTTTATAAGGTCTACTAA
- a CDS encoding 30S ribosomal protein S9: protein MRVIQTAGKRKTAIARATIREGKGRVRINHKPVEIIEPEIARFTIMEPLILAGEEIVSKVDIDVKVEGGGFMGQAEAARVAIARALVEWTNDMNLKEKFMKYDRTMLVGDSRRTEPHKPNRSTKGPRAKRQKSYR, encoded by the coding sequence ATGAGGGTCATCCAGACTGCCGGAAAGAGGAAGACGGCCATCGCGAGGGCTACCATAAGGGAAGGAAAGGGTAGGGTGAGAATCAACCACAAGCCCGTCGAGATAATTGAGCCTGAGATAGCGCGCTTCACCATAATGGAGCCTCTCATCCTTGCCGGCGAGGAGATAGTTAGCAAGGTTGACATTGACGTCAAGGTCGAGGGCGGTGGCTTCATGGGGCAGGCCGAGGCCGCGCGCGTTGCCATAGCTAGGGCCCTCGTTGAGTGGACCAATGACATGAATCTGAAGGAAAAGTTTATGAAGTACGACAGGACTATGCTCGTTGGCGACAGCAGAAGGACCGAGCCCCACAAGCCCAACCGCTCAACCAAAGGTCCTAGAGCGAAGAGGCAGAAGTCCTACCGTTGA
- a CDS encoding FUN14 domain-containing protein, with protein sequence MEFNINAMFSDIGVGAVVGFVTGYAFKKLMKLAMALIGAYILSLFYLQQKGVITINTDKLFNLTNNIAQQVVSAGQKVLGILPGTSAFVAGFYLGFKKG encoded by the coding sequence ATGGAGTTCAACATAAATGCTATGTTTAGCGATATTGGCGTGGGTGCTGTTGTGGGTTTCGTGACAGGCTATGCATTTAAAAAACTGATGAAACTGGCTATGGCACTGATTGGGGCCTACATTCTTAGCCTTTTCTACCTCCAGCAGAAGGGTGTTATAACTATAAACACGGACAAGCTTTTCAACCTGACGAACAACATCGCTCAGCAGGTTGTCAGCGCCGGTCAGAAGGTTCTTGGAATCCTCCCCGGGACGAGTGCCTTTGTTGCAGGCTTTTATTTGGGTTTTAAAAAAGGATGA
- a CDS encoding Lrp/AsnC family transcriptional regulator, whose protein sequence is MVDELDLRIISLLQKNARLSYREIARELNVAVGTIYNRIRKLEEEGVIKGYAPVLDYEKLGFGLTALIGIKAQGRKIAEIERQIAEKTRAMMVYDITGEFDIFVIAKFRDRADMNRFVKWLLSLDGVEKTNTSVAMQVVKEEPRLPLED, encoded by the coding sequence ATGGTTGACGAGCTCGACCTCAGGATAATCTCTCTCCTCCAAAAGAACGCGAGGCTCTCCTACAGGGAGATAGCTAGGGAACTGAACGTTGCAGTTGGGACTATCTACAACAGGATTAGAAAGCTTGAGGAAGAAGGTGTTATTAAGGGTTACGCCCCTGTTCTCGACTACGAGAAGCTCGGTTTCGGCTTGACTGCACTTATAGGGATTAAAGCACAGGGAAGGAAGATAGCCGAGATAGAGCGCCAGATTGCCGAGAAAACGAGGGCAATGATGGTTTATGACATAACGGGCGAATTCGACATCTTCGTCATAGCGAAGTTCCGGGACAGGGCCGATATGAACCGCTTCGTCAAGTGGCTTCTTTCGCTCGATGGTGTTGAGAAGACTAACACGAGCGTTGCCATGCAGGTGGTCAAAGAAGAGCCTAGGCTACCCCTTGAGGATTAG
- a CDS encoding metallophosphoesterase, which yields MVYVAVLANINGNLPALAKALEKIEALKEEGYEIEKYYILGNVVGLFPYPREVLDALDDLIRNNTVKVIRGEFDQVIAASDPHAEGPDYIDKLNYPDYVKKALKYTWENLGHEGREFIRDLPIYLVDKIGKNDIFGVYGSPLNPFEGQVLPDQPTSYYEAIMRPVKDYEILFVASPRYPVNAMTRYGRVICPGSIGYPPSKNHKATFALVDVDTLHAKFIEVDYEKEKKLVEEKIKREGLPEELIKILYRGKV from the coding sequence ATGGTATACGTGGCCGTTTTAGCTAACATAAACGGTAACCTTCCAGCTTTGGCCAAAGCCCTCGAAAAGATAGAGGCCCTTAAGGAGGAAGGATACGAGATTGAGAAGTACTACATTCTTGGAAACGTTGTAGGACTATTCCCGTATCCGCGGGAGGTTCTTGATGCTCTTGATGACCTTATCAGGAACAACACCGTCAAGGTCATCAGAGGCGAGTTTGACCAAGTGATAGCGGCCAGCGACCCCCACGCAGAGGGGCCGGATTACATTGACAAGCTCAACTATCCAGATTACGTCAAGAAGGCCCTCAAGTACACCTGGGAAAACCTTGGACATGAAGGCAGGGAGTTCATAAGGGACCTGCCGATTTATCTGGTGGACAAGATTGGCAAGAACGACATCTTCGGCGTCTACGGGAGCCCACTGAACCCCTTCGAGGGACAGGTTCTCCCGGACCAGCCGACAAGTTACTATGAGGCCATAATGAGGCCTGTGAAGGACTACGAGATACTGTTCGTTGCGTCACCGAGGTACCCAGTCAACGCCATGACCCGTTATGGCAGGGTAATCTGTCCGGGAAGCATTGGTTATCCACCAAGCAAGAACCACAAGGCGACATTCGCTCTGGTTGACGTTGACACACTTCACGCAAAGTTCATCGAGGTGGACTACGAAAAGGAGAAGAAGCTAGTAGAGGAGAAAATCAAAAGGGAAGGCCTTCCGGAGGAACTCATCAAGATTCTCTACCGCGGGAAGGTTTGA
- a CDS encoding DNA-directed RNA polymerase subunit K produces the protein MFKYTRFEKARIIGARALQIAMGAPVLIDVPEGITPLQAALMEFEKGIIPLTVIRPS, from the coding sequence ATGTTTAAGTATACCCGCTTTGAAAAGGCCCGCATCATCGGTGCGAGAGCGTTACAGATAGCCATGGGTGCTCCCGTACTTATAGACGTCCCTGAGGGAATCACACCTCTCCAGGCGGCCCTCATGGAGTTCGAGAAGGGAATAATACCCCTAACCGTAATAAGGCCGAGCTGA
- a CDS encoding 50S ribosomal protein L40e, whose amino-acid sequence MARFPEAEARIFRKLICMRCGATNPWGAKKCRKCGYKGLRPKAREPRGGGR is encoded by the coding sequence ATGGCGAGATTTCCCGAGGCTGAGGCAAGAATCTTTAGAAAGCTTATCTGCATGCGCTGTGGTGCAACAAACCCATGGGGCGCAAAAAAATGCAGGAAGTGTGGCTACAAGGGGCTTCGCCCCAAGGCCCGAGAACCACGCGGTGGAGGACGCTGA